AATTTTAAAGTACAATCATCGCCTTTGGTAGCTTTCTTGGCTGCTACATCATTGACATACATTTCCTCGATAATCATTTCTTGCGCGCCAGTACTTGGTCCTGTTACCAAAATTTTATCGCCAAGTTTGATGTCGTAAGCTTCAATTTTGAATTGACCAATAGTTGCTTTCGGAAAATAATGAGTGCCTTTACCTACATAGACTTTTTTCTGTGTAGCCATTGAGCCGGAAACATCACTCCATTCGCCTAATTCCTGACCCAGATAATAACTAGACCAAAAACCACGATTGTAAACTGTATTTAAAGCTTCCATCCAAAGTCCCACTTTTTCTTTCGAAAAGCTTCCGTCATAATAACTGTCAATAGCTTCACGATAGGTTTTGATGACTGTGGCAACGTATTCCGGAGCACGACCGCGACCTTCGATTTTCAAGACTTGAATGCCAGAATCAATTACTTGGTCTAGAAAGTCTAAAGTGCATAAATCCTTTGGCGACATTAAATACTCATTGTCAACTTCGATTTCAAAGCCAGTTTCTTGGTCAATAACGGTATATTTTTTTCGGCAATTTTGTTTGCAAGCACCACGATTTGCAGAAGAATTATTGGAGTGTAAACTCAAATAACATTTTCCTGAAACGGCCATACATAATGCACCGTGTCCAAAAATTTCTATTTCTACTAAATTTCCGTTTGGGCCTTTAATTTGCTCTTTTTCGATTTGTTCCGTGATTTTTTTTACTTGACGTAAACTCAATTCACGGCTCAAAACCATCGTATCAGCAAATAAACTATAGAATTTTATGGTTTCAATGTTCGTAACATTCAACTGAGTCGAAATGTGAACTTCCATCCCAATACTTCTTGCCATAGCAATAACCGCTTGATCCGAAGCAATAACCGCAGTAATATTTGCTTCTTTGGCTTTGTTCAATAATGTTTTTACAACCGATAAATCATGGTCGTAAATAATCGTATTTAAGGTTAGGTAGCTTCGCACATTTTTAGCTTCGCACCGTTTTGCAATTTCAGGCAAATCATCCATAGTAAAATTTACGGTAGCACGAGCGCGCATGTTTAATTGCTCTACGCCAAAGTAAACAGAATCAGCGCCATTATCTAACCCAGCTTGCAAAGACTCAAAGTTCCCAGCGGGAGCCATAAGTTCAATTTTGTTCGTCAATGTCATGATAAATTAGTTTGTAATTTTATATAATTTATCTGATAATCGGATGCGGAAAGGCAAAGTAAAAGTTACTTTATCGCCCATTTTTGCTTGAGCTCCTTCGGTTCCGTTGACTAACATTTTTTCTAAAACTAATTCTTGATTTCCAGTTGTTGGTCCTGAAATCAATATTTTATCACCAAGGTTTAATTCTTGGTTTTCGATAGTAAACAGCGCTACTTGTGCTTTTGCATAATAGTGTTCTGCTTTACCAAGCAATACTTTTTTTACTTTTATTTTTTGGCGAATAGCTGTTGGTTTTTCGGCTAAAGCCAATGATTTATCGGATAGTTCCCCAGAATGTTTGAAGGCCAATTTATCTGATTTTCCTTTGCGAAAGACTTTATTTCCTACCTGAATTCCTCTTCGTAATTTTACTTGTTCTACGAGAGGCAAGTGTATAATGTCTAAACATTCGGTAGAGCAGCAGTTTTCCATCGCTGCTTTACAATCGTCACATTGGATGAATAATAAATGGCAACCGTCGTTTTCACAATTAGTATGATTGTCGCAAGGTTTTCCGCATTGATGACATTGCGAAACAATATCGTCGGTAATTCTTTCGCCTAGACGATGGTCAAAAACAAAGTTCTTCCCTATGAATTTACTTTCTAGATTTTCTTCTTTGATT
This region of Flavobacterium lacustre genomic DNA includes:
- a CDS encoding peptidase U32 family protein, producing the protein MTLTNKIELMAPAGNFESLQAGLDNGADSVYFGVEQLNMRARATVNFTMDDLPEIAKRCEAKNVRSYLTLNTIIYDHDLSVVKTLLNKAKEANITAVIASDQAVIAMARSIGMEVHISTQLNVTNIETIKFYSLFADTMVLSRELSLRQVKKITEQIEKEQIKGPNGNLVEIEIFGHGALCMAVSGKCYLSLHSNNSSANRGACKQNCRKKYTVIDQETGFEIEVDNEYLMSPKDLCTLDFLDQVIDSGIQVLKIEGRGRAPEYVATVIKTYREAIDSYYDGSFSKEKVGLWMEALNTVYNRGFWSSYYLGQELGEWSDVSGSMATQKKVYVGKGTHYFPKATIGQFKIEAYDIKLGDKILVTGPSTGAQEMIIEEMYVNDVAAKKATKGDDCTLKLPFRIRMSDKLYKIVEA